The proteins below are encoded in one region of Pseudomonas entomophila L48:
- a CDS encoding nucleotide sugar dehydrogenase — MRISIFGLGYVGAVCAGCLSARGHDVIGVDVSSTKIDLINQGKSPIVEPGLEALLQQGIANGRLRGTTDFAEAIRASDVSMICVGTPSKKNGDLGLEYIESVCREIGFVLRDSTRRHTIVVRSTVLPGTVKNVVIPILEDCSGKKAGVDFGVAVNPEFLRESTAIQDYDQPPMTVIGELDSASGDVLQALYQELDAPIIRKPIEVAEMIKYTCNVWHATKVTFANEIGNIAKAVGVDGREVMDVVCQDKALNLSQYYMRPGFAFGGSCLPKDVRALTYRAASLDVKAPLLDSLMRSNESQVQNAFDIIESHDKRKVALLGLSFKAGTDDLRESPLVELAERLIGKGYELNIYDQNVQYARVHGANKDYIESKIPHVSSLLNADFDQVVSNAEIIVLGNRDEQFRALAQQAPEGKQVIDLVGFMSKPTCATSRTEGICW; from the coding sequence ATGCGTATCAGCATCTTTGGTTTGGGTTATGTGGGTGCGGTCTGTGCAGGCTGCCTGTCGGCACGGGGCCATGACGTGATCGGTGTTGACGTGTCCAGCACCAAGATCGACCTGATCAACCAGGGCAAGTCGCCCATCGTCGAACCGGGCCTCGAAGCGCTGCTGCAACAGGGCATCGCCAACGGCCGCCTGCGTGGCACCACCGACTTCGCCGAAGCCATCCGCGCCAGCGATGTGTCGATGATCTGCGTGGGCACGCCAAGCAAGAAGAACGGCGACCTGGGCCTGGAATACATCGAGTCGGTGTGCCGCGAGATCGGCTTCGTGCTGCGCGACAGCACCCGCCGCCACACTATCGTCGTGCGCAGCACCGTGCTGCCGGGCACCGTCAAGAACGTAGTGATCCCGATCCTCGAGGACTGCTCGGGCAAGAAAGCCGGCGTCGACTTCGGCGTGGCGGTCAACCCCGAATTCCTGCGTGAAAGCACCGCGATCCAGGACTACGACCAGCCACCGATGACCGTCATCGGCGAACTGGACAGCGCCAGCGGCGACGTGCTGCAGGCCCTGTACCAGGAATTGGACGCGCCGATCATCCGCAAGCCGATCGAAGTGGCCGAGATGATCAAGTACACCTGCAACGTCTGGCACGCCACCAAGGTCACCTTCGCCAACGAGATCGGCAACATCGCCAAGGCGGTGGGCGTCGATGGCCGCGAGGTGATGGACGTGGTCTGCCAGGACAAGGCGCTGAACCTGTCCCAGTACTACATGCGCCCGGGCTTCGCCTTCGGCGGCTCGTGCCTGCCCAAGGACGTGCGCGCCCTCACCTACCGCGCCGCCAGCCTCGACGTGAAGGCGCCGCTGCTCGACTCGCTGATGCGCAGCAACGAATCCCAGGTGCAGAACGCCTTCGACATCATCGAAAGCCACGACAAGCGCAAGGTCGCCCTGCTGGGCCTGAGTTTCAAGGCCGGCACCGACGACCTGCGCGAAAGCCCGCTGGTGGAACTGGCCGAGCGCCTCATCGGCAAGGGCTACGAGCTGAACATCTACGACCAGAACGTCCAGTACGCCCGCGTCCACGGCGCCAACAAGGACTACATCGAGTCGAAGATCCCTCACGTCTCCTCGCTGCTCAACGCCGACTTCGACCAGGTGGTGAGCAACGCCGAGATCATCGTGCTGGGCAACCGTGACGAGCAGTTCCGCGCCCTCGCCCAGCAGGCGCCGGAAGGCAAGCAGGTGATCGACCTGGTCGGCTTCATGAGCAAGCCGACCTGCGCCACCAGCCGCACCGAAGGTATCTGCTGGTAA
- a CDS encoding glycosyltransferase family 2 protein, producing MQRLQTLLLQCAGWLLYMSLLMLIALALPSDIFDSQSKHFIFLVGAVGIWRYSMGATHFIRGMLFLYIVYPYLRRKVQKLGKAADPSHVYLMVTSFRIEALTTAQVYSSVIREAIDCGYPTTVVCSLVEKSDELLVKSLWAKYNPPAHVTLDIVRIAGTGKRDGLAYGFRAISRMLPDENAVVAVIDGDTVLAEGVVRKTVPWFRLYPNVGGLTTNEFCEVRGGYIMSEWHKLRFAQRHINMCSMALSKRVLTMTGRMSMFRASVVTNPEFIADVESDSLMHWRLGRFKFLTGDDKSSWFSLMRLGYDTFYVPDAAINTVEHPPEKSFVKASRKLMYRWYGNNLRQNSRALGLGLKRLGLFTSIVLLDQRVSMWTSLLGLTVAVIASFKFGLQFLLVYLLWIGITRLILTVMLLCSGHNVGPAYPLILYYNQIVGAVMKIYVFFRLDKQSWTRQPTALKRDLASFQQWFNTWSSRTMTFSAASIFVAVLFMVV from the coding sequence ATGCAAAGGCTTCAGACCCTGCTGCTGCAATGCGCCGGCTGGCTGCTCTACATGAGCCTGCTGATGCTGATCGCCCTGGCGTTGCCCAGCGACATCTTCGACTCGCAATCGAAGCATTTCATCTTCCTGGTCGGCGCCGTCGGCATCTGGCGCTACTCCATGGGCGCCACCCATTTCATCCGCGGCATGCTGTTCCTGTACATCGTCTACCCGTATCTGCGCCGCAAGGTGCAGAAGCTGGGCAAGGCCGCCGACCCGTCGCACGTGTACCTGATGGTCACCAGCTTTCGCATCGAGGCCCTGACCACCGCCCAGGTATACAGCTCGGTGATCCGCGAGGCGATCGACTGCGGCTACCCCACCACCGTAGTCTGTTCGCTGGTGGAAAAGTCCGACGAGCTGTTGGTGAAAAGCCTGTGGGCCAAGTACAACCCGCCCGCCCACGTCACCCTGGATATCGTGCGCATCGCCGGCACCGGCAAGCGCGACGGCCTGGCCTATGGCTTCCGCGCCATCTCGCGGATGCTGCCGGACGAAAACGCCGTGGTGGCGGTGATCGACGGCGACACCGTGCTGGCCGAAGGCGTGGTGCGCAAGACCGTGCCGTGGTTCCGCCTGTACCCCAACGTCGGTGGCCTGACCACCAACGAATTCTGCGAAGTGCGCGGCGGCTACATCATGAGCGAGTGGCACAAGCTGCGCTTCGCCCAGCGCCATATCAACATGTGCTCGATGGCCCTGAGCAAGCGCGTGCTGACCATGACCGGGCGCATGTCGATGTTCCGCGCAAGCGTGGTGACCAACCCCGAGTTCATCGCCGACGTCGAAAGCGACTCGCTGATGCACTGGCGCCTGGGCCGCTTCAAGTTCCTCACCGGCGACGACAAGTCCAGCTGGTTCAGCCTGATGCGCCTGGGCTACGACACCTTCTACGTGCCCGATGCCGCCATCAACACGGTGGAGCACCCGCCGGAGAAGAGCTTCGTCAAGGCCAGCCGCAAGCTGATGTACCGCTGGTACGGCAACAACCTGCGGCAGAACTCCCGCGCCCTGGGCCTGGGCCTCAAGCGCCTGGGGCTGTTCACCAGCATCGTGCTGCTCGACCAGCGCGTGTCGATGTGGACCAGCCTGCTGGGCTTGACCGTGGCGGTGATCGCCAGCTTCAAGTTCGGCCTGCAGTTCCTGCTGGTTTACCTGCTGTGGATCGGCATCACCCGCCTGATCCTCACCGTGATGCTGCTGTGCTCGGGCCACAACGTCGGCCCGGCCTACCCGCTGATTCTCTATTACAACCAGATCGTCGGCGCGGTGATGAAGATCTACGTGTTCTTCCGCCTCGACAAGCAGTCCTGGACCCGCCAGCCCACTGCCCTCAAGCGCGACCTGGCCAGCTTTCAACAATGGTTCAACACCTGGTCCTCGCGGACCATGACCTTCTCGGCCGCGAGCATCTTCGTCGCCGTGCTGTTCATGGTCGTGTGA
- a CDS encoding alginate biosynthesis protein Alg44, with the protein MNTAVNVNVVHESEAQRQHARVRIPAKLRYLDGNREPHEVKVDDLSAGGLSFHAKKALPVNEVLRGRLQFVVDNLGLSMDVEILVRTSNVETGRTGAEFQNLEPRDIATLRHIITSHLSGELISVGDVLSTLQRDNFTKARKQKDSGSGLSAFGRLRAVTVTAGVFVVGLVAFGFVAKSLYGLYFVSHAEAGVVAVPTTNVTMPRDGSLQSLVESGATVAKGAPLATFNTSMLDLLKGHLDDSQLEPAKVEELFGKQLSGTLTSPCDCVVSRQLVDDGQYASKGQPVFALIPRTTIPTVEARFSYRQFDEVKPGTRVNFQVAGEDEVRTGRIVGSSSLDTDNLASDIRVQIKPDESLPAELAGRPAAVNSDRGPSLNWLIDKAVARGL; encoded by the coding sequence ATGAATACCGCCGTGAACGTCAATGTCGTGCATGAGTCCGAAGCGCAGCGCCAGCACGCCCGGGTACGCATCCCCGCCAAGCTGCGCTACCTGGACGGCAACCGCGAGCCGCACGAAGTGAAGGTTGACGACCTGTCCGCCGGGGGCCTGTCCTTCCATGCGAAAAAAGCCCTGCCGGTGAACGAGGTGTTGCGCGGCCGCCTGCAATTCGTGGTCGACAACCTCGGGCTGTCGATGGATGTCGAAATCCTGGTGCGCACCAGCAACGTCGAGACCGGCCGCACCGGCGCCGAATTCCAGAACCTCGAGCCGCGCGACATCGCCACCCTGCGCCACATCATCACCAGCCACTTGTCTGGTGAACTGATCAGCGTCGGCGATGTGCTCAGTACCCTGCAGCGCGACAACTTCACCAAGGCGCGCAAGCAGAAGGACTCGGGCTCGGGCCTGTCGGCGTTCGGCCGCCTGCGCGCGGTCACCGTCACCGCCGGAGTGTTCGTGGTCGGCCTGGTGGCTTTCGGCTTCGTCGCCAAGTCGCTGTATGGCCTGTACTTCGTCAGCCATGCCGAGGCCGGCGTGGTCGCGGTGCCCACCACCAACGTCACCATGCCCCGCGACGGCAGCCTGCAGAGCCTGGTGGAAAGTGGCGCCACAGTGGCCAAGGGCGCGCCGCTGGCGACCTTCAACACCAGCATGCTCGACTTGCTCAAGGGCCATCTCGATGACTCGCAGCTGGAACCGGCCAAGGTCGAGGAGCTGTTCGGCAAGCAGCTCTCCGGCACCCTCACTAGCCCCTGCGACTGCGTGGTGTCACGCCAGCTGGTGGACGACGGCCAATACGCCAGCAAGGGCCAGCCGGTGTTCGCGCTGATCCCGCGCACCACCATCCCGACCGTGGAGGCGCGCTTCAGCTATCGCCAGTTCGACGAGGTGAAGCCGGGTACCCGGGTCAACTTCCAGGTGGCCGGCGAAGACGAAGTGCGCACTGGCCGGATCGTCGGCAGCAGCAGCCTGGACACCGACAACCTGGCTTCCGATATCCGCGTGCAGATCAAGCCCGACGAAAGCCTGCCGGCCGAGCTCGCCGGCCGCCCGGCTGCGGTCAACAGCGACCGTGGGCCGTCGCTGAACTGGCTGATCGACAAGGCCGTGGCCCGCGGGCTGTAA
- a CDS encoding PhoH family protein: protein MDDQGRNPSSNQPILYVLDTNVLIHDPNALLNFEEHHVAIPMTVLEELDKLKTGKHTIAAECRQAIRLIDQTLGDASPSDVEQGVPIQRGKSGPKGFLSILMSTRNEPNRLLPENLADNIIINQLLDLRAKRKDLDVVLVTKDINMRLKARACGIAAEDYSTDQLVDDVSLLSKGYHSVTGSFWDRVSKVDTRQERGRTWHRVQLIDNLPAVHINEFIIDEQGFVGWIKGIRNDELLLLDLHQEPLLHQEAWGLKPRDIHQSLALFALLDPDIHLVNLTGAAGSGKTILALAAAIEQTMVSKRYRRIIATRSVQGLDQEIGFLPGTEAEKMEPWLGAITDNLEALHMDDESTHGSVEYILERVPLQFKSLNYIRGRSFQQSLILIDECQNLTPHQIKTIITRAGNGSKVVCLGNLAQIDTPYLSATSSGLTYLTERFKDFPHGVHITLQGVPRSVLAEYAESHL from the coding sequence ATGGATGACCAAGGACGCAACCCTTCCTCCAACCAGCCAATCCTGTATGTGCTCGATACCAACGTCCTGATTCACGACCCCAACGCCCTGCTCAACTTCGAGGAGCACCACGTCGCCATACCGATGACGGTGCTGGAGGAACTCGACAAGCTCAAGACCGGCAAGCACACCATCGCCGCCGAATGTCGCCAGGCCATCCGCCTGATCGACCAGACGCTAGGTGATGCATCCCCCAGCGATGTCGAGCAGGGCGTGCCGATCCAGCGCGGCAAGAGCGGGCCCAAGGGCTTCCTGTCCATCCTCATGAGCACGCGCAACGAACCCAACCGCCTGCTCCCGGAAAACCTCGCCGACAACATCATCATCAACCAGCTCCTGGACCTGCGCGCCAAGCGCAAGGACCTGGACGTGGTGCTGGTCACCAAAGACATCAACATGCGCCTGAAGGCGCGCGCTTGTGGAATCGCCGCCGAGGACTACAGCACCGACCAGCTGGTCGACGACGTATCCTTGCTGTCGAAGGGCTACCACTCGGTCACCGGCTCGTTCTGGGACCGCGTGAGCAAGGTCGACACCCGCCAGGAGCGCGGCCGTACCTGGCACCGGGTGCAACTGATCGACAACCTGCCGGCGGTGCACATCAACGAGTTCATCATCGATGAACAAGGCTTCGTCGGTTGGATCAAGGGCATCCGCAACGACGAGCTGCTGTTGCTCGACCTGCACCAGGAACCCTTGCTGCACCAGGAAGCCTGGGGGCTCAAGCCGCGGGACATTCACCAGAGCCTGGCGCTGTTCGCCTTGCTCGACCCGGATATCCACCTGGTCAACCTGACCGGCGCCGCCGGTTCCGGCAAGACCATCCTGGCGCTGGCCGCGGCCATCGAGCAAACCATGGTCAGCAAGCGCTACCGCCGTATCATCGCCACCCGCAGCGTGCAGGGGCTGGACCAGGAGATCGGCTTCCTGCCGGGCACCGAGGCGGAGAAGATGGAACCCTGGCTGGGGGCCATCACCGACAACCTCGAAGCCTTGCACATGGATGACGAGAGCACCCACGGCAGCGTCGAGTACATCCTCGAGCGGGTACCGCTGCAGTTCAAGTCGCTGAACTACATCCGTGGCCGCAGCTTCCAGCAGAGCCTGATCCTCATCGACGAGTGCCAGAACCTCACGCCGCACCAGATCAAGACGATCATCACCCGTGCCGGCAACGGCTCGAAGGTGGTCTGCCTGGGTAACCTGGCGCAGATCGACACCCCCTACCTGTCGGCCACCAGCTCCGGGCTGACGTACCTGACCGAACGCTTCAAGGACTTCCCCCACGGCGTTCATATCACCCTGCAGGGCGTGCCACGCTCGGTGCTGGCCGAGTACGCCGAGTCCCATCTGTAA
- the yaaA gene encoding peroxide stress protein YaaA: MLTVISPAKTLDYDTPPVTQRHTLPQYLDDSQALILQLRELSPAQISELMHLSDKLAGLNAARFGSWTPDFTPANAKQALLAFKGDVYTGLDAESLGEDDFTYAQDHLRMLSGLYGLLRPLDLMQPYRLEMGTKLANARGKDLYAFWGTRISEWLNQALADQGDDVLLNLASNEYFSAVKKSALKARVIDVDFKDLKNGQYKIISFYAKKARGMMSRFVIQERINDPEQLKRFDVQGYYYSPEQSKPDHLVFLRDHAE; encoded by the coding sequence ATGCTGACGGTGATTTCCCCCGCCAAGACCCTCGACTACGACACCCCGCCGGTCACCCAACGCCACACCCTGCCCCAGTACCTGGACGATTCCCAGGCACTGATCCTGCAGCTGCGTGAACTGTCGCCGGCGCAGATCAGCGAACTGATGCACCTGTCCGACAAGCTCGCCGGCCTCAACGCCGCGCGCTTTGGTAGCTGGACCCCGGACTTCACCCCGGCCAACGCCAAGCAGGCGCTGCTGGCCTTCAAGGGCGACGTGTACACCGGTCTCGACGCCGAGAGCCTGGGCGAGGACGACTTCACCTACGCCCAGGACCACCTGCGCATGCTGTCGGGCCTGTATGGCCTGCTGCGTCCGCTCGACCTGATGCAGCCCTACCGCCTGGAAATGGGCACCAAGCTGGCCAACGCCCGGGGCAAGGACCTCTATGCGTTCTGGGGCACACGCATCAGCGAGTGGCTGAACCAGGCCCTGGCCGACCAGGGCGACGACGTGTTGCTCAACCTGGCCAGCAACGAGTATTTCAGCGCGGTGAAGAAGAGCGCCCTGAAGGCGCGGGTGATCGATGTCGACTTCAAGGACCTGAAGAACGGCCAGTACAAGATCATCAGCTTCTACGCCAAGAAGGCCCGGGGGATGATGAGCCGCTTCGTGATCCAGGAGCGGATCAACGACCCCGAGCAGCTCAAGCGATTCGACGTGCAGGGCTACTACTACAGCCCCGAGCAGTCGAAGCCGGACCACCTGGTGTTCCTGCGCGATCACGCCGAGTAA
- the algK gene encoding alginate biosynthesis TPR repeat lipoprotein AlgK — MKPFNRDSAVGSVPPVLRGLRPQSRLKAAPTESAPDLIDSIPVGAAFSRDRVRSTRPLAWCALAAAITLAGCAGLPDQRLANEALKRGDTATAERNFKALADLGYSDAQVGLADLNVATRDPAKLKEAEATYRAAAATSPRAQARLGRLLVAKPDSTQAEREEAETLLKRAAQQGEGNTLIPLAMLYLQYPQSFPNINAQQQIDQWRAAGSPEAGLAQVLLYRTQGTYDQHLDDVEKICKAALTTTDICYVELATVYQKRAQPEQQAVLLEQLKAAHARGTVPATRVDSVARVLADRSLGQTDEKTAKDLLEHIAPANPASWVSLAQLLYDFPELGDTDQLMAYIDKGREAEQPRAELLLGRLYYEGKTVPADAQKAEQHLQAAADAGEISADYYLGQLYRRGYLGNVEPQKAVDHLLSAARGGQLSADYALAQLFSEGHGIRTEPANAWVFAQLAQANPSEQSSALLQQLDQQLTPAQRSQAQNLLAQEKQARAGMLQRASSPLAIEALQDDNDDVDAEDSL; from the coding sequence ATGAAACCTTTCAATCGTGATTCTGCCGTGGGGTCGGTGCCGCCTGTGTTGCGAGGGCTGCGCCCTCAATCGCGGCTGAAGGCCGCTCCTACAGAGTCCGCGCCTGACCTGATCGACTCGATCCCAGTAGGAGCGGCCTTCAGCCGCGATCGGGTGCGCAGCACCCGCCCGTTGGCATGGTGTGCCCTGGCCGCCGCCATCACCCTGGCAGGCTGCGCCGGCCTGCCCGACCAGCGCCTGGCCAACGAAGCCCTGAAGCGCGGCGACACCGCCACCGCCGAGCGCAACTTCAAAGCCCTGGCCGACCTCGGCTACAGCGACGCGCAAGTCGGCCTGGCCGATCTCAACGTCGCCACCCGTGACCCGGCCAAACTCAAGGAGGCCGAAGCCACTTACCGCGCCGCCGCCGCCACTTCGCCCCGCGCCCAGGCCCGCCTCGGCCGCCTGCTGGTGGCCAAGCCCGACAGCACCCAGGCCGAACGCGAAGAAGCCGAGACCCTGCTCAAGCGCGCGGCGCAACAAGGCGAGGGCAACACCCTGATCCCGCTGGCGATGCTCTACCTGCAATACCCGCAGAGCTTCCCCAACATCAACGCCCAGCAGCAGATCGACCAGTGGCGCGCCGCCGGCAGCCCCGAGGCGGGCCTGGCCCAGGTGCTGCTCTACCGCACCCAGGGCACCTACGACCAGCACCTGGATGACGTGGAAAAGATCTGCAAGGCGGCCCTGACCACCACCGACATCTGCTACGTCGAACTGGCCACCGTCTACCAGAAACGCGCCCAACCCGAGCAGCAGGCCGTGCTGCTGGAGCAGCTCAAGGCCGCCCATGCCCGTGGCACGGTGCCGGCCACCCGGGTCGACAGCGTCGCCCGCGTGCTGGCCGACCGCAGCCTGGGGCAGACCGACGAAAAGACCGCCAAAGACCTACTGGAGCACATCGCCCCGGCCAACCCGGCCTCCTGGGTCAGCCTGGCCCAACTGCTCTACGACTTCCCCGAGCTGGGCGACACCGACCAACTGATGGCCTACATCGACAAAGGCCGCGAGGCTGAACAGCCCCGCGCCGAGCTGCTGCTGGGCCGCCTCTACTACGAAGGCAAGACCGTGCCGGCCGACGCGCAGAAAGCCGAGCAACACCTGCAGGCCGCCGCCGACGCCGGCGAGATCAGCGCCGATTACTACCTCGGCCAGCTCTATCGCCGCGGCTACCTGGGCAACGTCGAACCGCAGAAAGCCGTCGACCACCTGCTCAGCGCCGCCCGTGGCGGCCAGCTCAGCGCCGACTACGCCCTGGCCCAGCTGTTCAGCGAAGGTCACGGCATCCGCACCGAGCCGGCCAACGCCTGGGTGTTCGCCCAACTGGCCCAGGCCAACCCGTCCGAGCAGTCCAGCGCGCTGCTGCAACAGCTCGACCAGCAACTGACGCCCGCCCAACGCAGCCAGGCGCAAAACCTGCTGGCCCAGGAAAAGCAGGCCCGCGCCGGCATGCTCCAGCGTGCCAGCAGCCCTCTGGCCATCGAAGCACTCCAAGACGACAACGACGACGTAGACGCCGAGGATTCGCTATGA
- a CDS encoding polysaccharide deacetylase family protein, with amino-acid sequence MRIAFALFAGLLSLGAQAAPADFVSFDRGLWPEQLDSPVLFDVASRAEILSFARVLHENEMLDENALAARLGLRQVNLPTVRAVRARMWQRLWQGYQQAQQSCEQDASFCYPVESMADLRMQAVTFAGDVGTFYTGWIEPSRQFHTRYLDEQLRKAALSPQTSSEVEKLSSRERNGDELNDRMFLLTFAGGPGPEGGSTDVMTDYLRRQKLDGIFFVLGNRLQQRRDAGPVAELYAGQCVGIQGWEYRSHAQWQGWQDSLRRSQARVQADLPEQYVPLFRPPYGQRRGDGERFMASQQLQVSLWDIDAQDDGPLTAEASAQRVLTLMLLWRKGVIQFHDNQPKAQPAVEWLLQHTAQSGIGWEGCREYGGRE; translated from the coding sequence GTGCGTATCGCTTTCGCCCTGTTCGCCGGCCTGTTGAGCCTGGGCGCCCAGGCTGCCCCTGCGGATTTCGTCAGTTTCGACCGAGGCCTGTGGCCGGAGCAGTTGGACAGCCCGGTGCTGTTCGACGTGGCGTCGCGCGCCGAGATCCTGTCCTTTGCCCGGGTGCTGCACGAAAACGAAATGCTCGACGAAAACGCCCTGGCCGCGCGCCTGGGCCTGCGCCAGGTCAACCTGCCGACCGTTCGTGCTGTGCGGGCGCGCATGTGGCAGCGGTTGTGGCAGGGCTACCAGCAGGCGCAGCAGAGCTGCGAGCAGGACGCGTCGTTCTGCTATCCGGTGGAGTCCATGGCTGACTTGCGTATGCAAGCCGTCACGTTCGCAGGGGATGTCGGCACGTTCTATACCGGTTGGATCGAGCCCAGCCGCCAGTTCCATACCCGCTACCTGGACGAGCAATTGCGTAAGGCGGCATTGTCTCCACAGACCTCCAGCGAGGTGGAAAAGCTCTCCAGCCGGGAGCGCAATGGCGACGAGCTCAATGATCGGATGTTCCTGCTGACCTTCGCGGGCGGTCCCGGCCCCGAGGGCGGCAGCACAGATGTCATGACCGACTACCTGCGCCGACAGAAGCTCGACGGCATCTTCTTCGTGCTTGGCAACCGCCTGCAGCAACGTCGTGACGCAGGCCCGGTGGCTGAGTTGTACGCGGGGCAGTGCGTGGGGATCCAGGGCTGGGAATACCGTTCCCATGCCCAGTGGCAGGGCTGGCAGGACTCGCTGCGGCGCAGCCAGGCACGGGTCCAGGCCGACCTGCCGGAGCAATATGTGCCGTTGTTCCGCCCGCCCTATGGGCAGCGGCGCGGCGATGGCGAGAGGTTCATGGCCAGCCAGCAGTTGCAGGTTTCGTTGTGGGATATCGATGCGCAGGATGATGGGCCGTTGACCGCCGAGGCGTCGGCGCAGCGGGTGCTGACCTTGATGCTGCTGTGGCGCAAAGGGGTGATCCAGTTCCATGACAACCAGCCCAAGGCGCAGCCGGCGGTGGAGTGGTTGTTGCAGCACACGGCGCAGAGCGGGATCGGCTGGGAGGGTTGCCGGGAGTATGGGGGGCGGGAGTAG
- a CDS encoding alginate export family protein, protein MTLNPFVKAGIGLGFALLWSMPTLAQETAQKNFGLDVKITGQSEDDRDLGTRSGGDVNGLGLDLRPWVYGERGNWSAYAMGQAVAATDIIETDTLRASDTGAAIDTGDDSRKPDKSYLAMREFWVGYSGFTPYPGEQLRFGRQRLRSDDGMWRDTNIEALNWTFDTTLLKADLGVAQRFSEYRTDLTELAPEDKDRTHVYGNVATQWTPGHWVGLRAHHSHDGGSLKNPGETVDALDKTRTGDLTWLGLEANSDAYNWRNEHTVNYWGSVTWLTGDRDTLSSQAIGNEQVATGKQSGDVNAWGTDLGIRLRLDPQWQVGAAYARGSGGGGSDGSNNFEQTGLESNRSNFTGTRSRVHRFGEAFRGELGNLQAATLFASWQLRDDYDASFIYHKFWRVDGKQNIGSSGINAVVDDGGVNRPLVQGEKDLGQEMDVVVTKYFKQGLLPASLSQSVDEPSALVRLRAGVFKPGDAYGKEADSYMHRAFVDVIWRY, encoded by the coding sequence ATGACGCTCAACCCCTTCGTGAAAGCCGGCATCGGCCTGGGCTTCGCCCTGCTGTGGTCGATGCCGACCCTCGCCCAGGAAACCGCGCAGAAGAACTTCGGCCTGGATGTGAAGATCACCGGCCAGTCCGAGGACGACCGCGACCTGGGCACCCGCTCCGGCGGCGACGTCAACGGCCTGGGCCTGGACCTGCGGCCCTGGGTGTACGGCGAGCGCGGCAACTGGAGCGCCTACGCCATGGGCCAGGCGGTGGCGGCCACCGACATCATCGAGACCGACACCCTGCGCGCCTCCGACACCGGCGCCGCCATCGACACCGGCGACGACAGCCGCAAGCCGGACAAAAGCTACCTGGCCATGCGCGAATTCTGGGTCGGCTACAGCGGCTTCACGCCCTACCCCGGCGAGCAGCTGCGCTTCGGCCGCCAGCGCCTGCGCAGCGACGACGGCATGTGGCGCGACACCAACATCGAAGCGCTGAACTGGACCTTCGACACCACCCTGCTCAAGGCCGACCTGGGCGTGGCCCAGCGCTTCAGCGAGTACCGCACCGACCTCACCGAACTGGCCCCGGAAGACAAGGACCGCACCCATGTCTACGGCAACGTCGCCACGCAGTGGACGCCCGGCCACTGGGTCGGCCTGCGCGCCCACCACAGCCACGACGGCGGCAGCCTGAAGAACCCCGGCGAAACCGTCGACGCCCTCGACAAGACCCGCACCGGCGACCTCACCTGGCTGGGCCTGGAAGCCAACAGCGACGCCTACAACTGGCGCAACGAGCACACCGTCAACTACTGGGGCAGCGTCACCTGGCTGACCGGTGACCGCGATACGCTGAGCAGCCAGGCCATCGGCAACGAGCAGGTCGCCACCGGCAAGCAGAGCGGCGACGTCAACGCCTGGGGCACCGACCTGGGCATCCGCCTGCGCCTGGACCCGCAATGGCAGGTTGGCGCGGCCTATGCCCGGGGCAGCGGCGGCGGTGGCAGCGATGGCTCGAACAACTTCGAGCAGACGGGCCTGGAGAGCAACCGCTCCAACTTCACCGGCACCCGCTCGCGCGTGCACCGCTTCGGCGAAGCCTTCCGCGGTGAGCTGGGCAACCTGCAGGCGGCCACCCTGTTCGCCTCCTGGCAGCTGCGCGACGACTACGACGCCAGCTTCATCTACCACAAGTTCTGGCGTGTCGACGGCAAGCAGAACATCGGCTCCAGCGGCATCAACGCGGTGGTCGACGACGGCGGCGTGAATCGCCCGCTGGTACAGGGCGAGAAAGACCTCGGCCAGGAAATGGACGTGGTGGTGACCAAGTACTTCAAGCAGGGCCTGCTGCCGGCCTCGCTGAGCCAGTCGGTCGACGAGCCGTCGGCCCTGGTGCGCCTGCGCGCCGGTGTGTTCAAGCCGGGCGACGCCTATGGCAAAGAGGCCGACTCGTACATGCACCGCGCCTTCGTCGACGTGATCTGGCGCTACTGA